In the genome of Corynebacterium glucuronolyticum DSM 44120, the window CCGATGTTGCCGTCGACCCACTCCATCGTTCCTCCTGCCTCACAACGGGAGCGCTGGGTGACCAGGTTGAGGACGTTGTTGGACCAGTTCTGAATCGTCGTGTAGCGGCACCGCGCGTTTTCCTTCACAATGATCTCCACGACTGCTGCGTGAAGAGCATCGGCCTTGTAAATCGGAGCCGTGCAGCCCTCAACGTAGTGCACGTAAGCACCTTCGTCGACGATAATGAGGGTGCGCTCGAACTGACCCATCGATTCCGTATTAATGCGGAAGTATGCCTGCAGTGGGATCTCCACATGGACACCCTTCGGGACGTAAATGAAGGACCCGCCCGACCACACAGCCGCATTGAGAGCGGAGAACTTGTTGTCGCCGGCGGGGACTACGGTGCCGAAGTATTCCTTAAACAGATCCGGGTGCTCGCGCAGACCAGAATCCATATCGAGGAAGATAACGCCCTTTTCTTCCAGGTCCTCGCGGATCTGGTGGTACACAACCTCAGACTCGTACTGGGCGGCGACACCCGCTACCAGGCGCTGTTTCTCCGCCTCGGGAATGCCGAGTTTGTCGTAGGTATTGCGGATGTCATCCGGGAGATCTTCCCAGCTTGCAGCCGGCTTCTCAGTCGAACGAACGAAGTACTTAAATTCATCGAAATCGATAAAGGATAGATCCGGTCCCCACTTGGGAATGGGCTTCTTTTCAAAGATCTCGAGCGCCTTGAGGCGCTGCTCGAGCATCCATTCCGGCTCATTCTTCGTGGCCGAGATGGTGCGGACAACCTCCTCGTCAAGGCCCTTCTTGGCGGCCTGTCCAGCGTCATCTGAGTCGTGCCAGCCGTAGCTGTACTTCGACGACATGGACTGGATGATTTCGTCATCCGACATCTTTTTATCGGTTGGTGCCGTCACGCGT includes:
- the sufB gene encoding Fe-S cluster assembly protein SufB — encoded protein: MSDDEIIQSMSSKYSYGWHDSDDAGQAAKKGLDEEVVRTISATKNEPEWMLEQRLKALEIFEKKPIPKWGPDLSFIDFDEFKYFVRSTEKPAASWEDLPDDIRNTYDKLGIPEAEKQRLVAGVAAQYESEVVYHQIREDLEEKGVIFLDMDSGLREHPDLFKEYFGTVVPAGDNKFSALNAAVWSGGSFIYVPKGVHVEIPLQAYFRINTESMGQFERTLIIVDEGAYVHYVEGCTAPIYKADALHAAVVEIIVKENARCRYTTIQNWSNNVLNLVTQRSRCEAGGTMEWVDGNIGSKICMKYPAVWLAGEYASGSVLSAAFAGEGQIQDTGAKMVHLAPHTSSNIVSKSVARSGGRAAYRGLVQINANAHHSTSNVECDALLVDEISRSDTYPYNDIRNDHVSLGHEATVSQVSEDQLFYLMARGLAEDEAMAMIVRGFVEPIAKELPMEYALELNRLIELQMEGSVG